Proteins encoded in a region of the Spiribacter sp. 1M189 genome:
- the urtD gene encoding urea ABC transporter ATP-binding protein UrtD translates to MASVTLESLTVRFGGLVAVNELDLQVRDGELRCLLGPNGAGKSTTLDLICGKTRPTSGRILLGGTDITTLHEFERARHGVGRKFQTPSVFKDLTVLENLEVARSANPSFLHSLRVFRTSVQGRIQEVLDLVGLSAEVATRAGNLSHGQTQWLEIAMLLIQDCQVLLMDEPTAGMTIQETEQTARLFSQLRGEHTMIVVEHDMSFVRDIAETVTVMDMGKLLAQGTIQEIEADPKVREAYLADTGDEAHA, encoded by the coding sequence ATGGCGTCCGTCACACTCGAGTCACTCACCGTCCGCTTCGGCGGGCTGGTGGCAGTCAACGAACTCGATCTGCAGGTCCGTGATGGCGAACTGCGGTGCTTACTCGGGCCGAATGGAGCGGGTAAATCCACCACGCTCGATCTTATCTGCGGGAAGACCCGGCCCACCTCCGGGCGGATTCTGCTGGGTGGCACGGATATCACGACCCTGCATGAGTTCGAGCGAGCGCGCCACGGCGTCGGGCGCAAGTTCCAGACTCCAAGTGTTTTCAAGGACCTGACAGTGCTTGAAAACCTGGAGGTCGCGCGGTCGGCGAACCCATCCTTTCTGCATTCGCTACGCGTTTTCCGAACATCGGTCCAGGGCCGGATCCAGGAGGTTCTCGATCTGGTCGGGCTGAGCGCGGAGGTCGCCACGCGGGCCGGCAATCTCTCTCATGGCCAGACCCAATGGCTCGAGATTGCCATGCTCCTCATCCAGGACTGTCAGGTCCTGCTCATGGATGAACCCACGGCTGGCATGACGATTCAGGAAACCGAACAGACGGCCAGGCTCTTCAGCCAGTTGCGTGGTGAGCACACGATGATCGTGGTCGAGCATGACATGAGTTTCGTCCGTGATATCGCCGAGACCGTCACCGTCATGGACATGGGGAAGCTGCTGGCCCAGGGCACGATCCAGGAGATAGAGGCCGATCCAAAGGTTCGGGAAGCCTATCTGGCGGATACGGGGGATGAGGCTCATGCTTGA
- the urtB gene encoding urea ABC transporter permease subunit UrtB — MGVFLNELFIGLSLASILLMVALGLAIIYGSMGVINLAHGQFVMLGAYGAWLLQDALGLSLLLAIPIVFLAVGLIGIVIERAVVHRLYHRPLDTILATWGIGIVIEQVVRLLLSSDARYVARPGFLDSGFDLAGAYIASYRLFVVVFALGMFAATWYVMFRTEFGMRLRAMVQNVEISRCYGISARRIYALTFAYGAGLAGIAGALVSPLVSVTPTMGNSFVVDAFLVVIVGGVGSLLGAGTSALMLGEATAWLSFLFNETTGRILILLAVVVFIRFRPEGMFPAKVRG, encoded by the coding sequence ATGGGCGTCTTTCTCAACGAATTGTTTATAGGGCTGAGCCTGGCCTCGATTCTGCTGATGGTCGCGCTGGGGCTGGCGATCATTTACGGATCGATGGGTGTCATCAATCTCGCCCACGGTCAGTTCGTGATGCTGGGCGCCTATGGCGCCTGGTTGCTGCAGGATGCCCTGGGCTTGAGCCTCTTGCTCGCGATCCCGATCGTGTTTCTGGCCGTTGGTCTGATCGGAATCGTTATAGAGCGAGCCGTGGTTCATCGGCTCTACCACCGGCCGCTGGACACCATCCTCGCCACGTGGGGGATCGGTATTGTGATTGAGCAGGTGGTGCGTCTTCTGCTGAGCTCGGATGCGCGTTATGTGGCGCGTCCAGGGTTTCTCGATTCCGGCTTTGATCTCGCTGGCGCTTACATCGCCTCCTACCGACTTTTCGTCGTGGTCTTCGCGCTCGGCATGTTTGCCGCGACCTGGTACGTCATGTTCCGCACCGAATTTGGCATGCGTCTGCGCGCCATGGTGCAGAACGTCGAGATTTCCCGGTGCTACGGCATTAGTGCCCGGCGCATCTATGCGTTGACGTTTGCCTATGGGGCCGGCCTGGCTGGCATTGCCGGGGCCCTCGTCAGTCCTCTCGTCAGCGTGACGCCGACGATGGGCAATAGCTTTGTCGTCGATGCTTTCCTGGTGGTGATCGTTGGGGGCGTCGGCAGCCTCCTCGGCGCTGGGACTTCCGCGCTCATGCTCGGCGAGGCCACCGCGTGGCTGTCCTTCCTGTTCAACGAGACCACCGGCCGGATCCTCATCCTGCTGGCTGTCGTCGTGTTCATCCGCTTCCGCCCGGAAGGGATGTTCCCCGCGAAAGTGCGTGGCTAG
- a CDS encoding YeeE/YedE family protein, protein MPNNTATTIAPAQGRSDFFSNALAAIVAIGVLIWAWRLSGGVGEPLALSVLLGAAFGVLLQRSRFCFFCVTRDFLEGRDARGLLGIIAALAMGTLGYHLIFGLFVPDAAAGRLPPDAHIGPVSWVLAVAAFAFGVGMSLSGSCISAHLYRLGEGATESIAALAGVLVGFALGFATWNTLYLAAIDRAPVLWLPAMTGYGGSVLIQLGILGGLALLLMRWHRPAAPAAPAAPAAPPGLRACLFGQRWPTYVGGLLIGALAIMAYLRVAPLGVTAEIGSIARTTGAGFSLLPERLQGLDGFSGCATAVKDTLLSENGAFIIALVLGSFASALAAGDFRPQPVTLASTTGKLAGGILMGWGAMTALGCTVGTLLSGIMAAAVSGWVFAFFCMLGLWLTWLLKNRR, encoded by the coding sequence ATGCCAAATAACACCGCAACGACAATCGCTCCGGCCCAGGGCCGGAGCGATTTTTTCTCCAACGCATTAGCGGCGATTGTCGCCATCGGCGTTCTCATCTGGGCCTGGCGACTGAGTGGCGGCGTAGGTGAGCCGCTGGCACTGAGTGTGCTGCTTGGCGCCGCGTTCGGCGTACTGCTACAGCGATCCCGATTCTGTTTTTTCTGCGTGACCCGTGACTTCCTGGAGGGCCGCGACGCCCGCGGCCTGCTCGGCATCATCGCCGCGCTTGCCATGGGCACGCTGGGGTATCACCTGATCTTCGGGCTCTTTGTGCCCGACGCCGCGGCTGGTCGGCTTCCACCCGATGCCCACATCGGCCCGGTCAGCTGGGTACTGGCTGTTGCAGCGTTTGCCTTCGGAGTCGGGATGTCGTTGTCGGGCTCGTGCATCAGTGCCCATCTCTATCGGCTTGGCGAAGGGGCCACCGAATCCATCGCCGCACTCGCCGGCGTTCTGGTCGGCTTCGCGTTGGGTTTCGCCACGTGGAACACACTCTACCTCGCCGCCATCGACCGTGCACCGGTGCTCTGGCTGCCGGCGATGACCGGTTATGGCGGTTCGGTCCTGATCCAGCTGGGCATCCTCGGTGGTCTTGCCCTCCTGCTCATGCGGTGGCATCGCCCCGCCGCCCCGGCCGCCCCGGCCGCACCGGCGGCACCGCCAGGCCTGCGCGCCTGCCTGTTCGGGCAGCGATGGCCCACCTACGTCGGCGGACTGTTGATCGGCGCCCTCGCCATCATGGCCTACCTTCGCGTGGCACCGCTGGGCGTGACCGCCGAGATCGGCAGTATCGCCCGCACCACCGGGGCGGGATTCAGCCTGCTACCGGAGCGGCTGCAGGGCCTGGACGGCTTCTCCGGCTGCGCCACGGCGGTCAAGGACACCCTGCTCTCCGAGAACGGCGCCTTTATCATCGCCCTTGTGCTGGGCTCGTTCGCCTCGGCACTGGCGGCCGGGGATTTCCGCCCGCAGCCGGTGACGCTGGCCAGTACCACCGGCAAGCTGGCCGGTGGCATCCTCATGGGCTGGGGGGCCATGACGGCACTCGGCTGTACCGTGGGGACACTGCTCTCCGGCATCATGGCGGCGGCCGTGTCCGGCTGGGTGTTTGCCTTCTTCTGCATGCTGGGACTGTGGCTTACCTGGTTGCTGAAAAACCGGCGTTAA
- a CDS encoding PQQ-dependent sugar dehydrogenase: MRPASLLALALVFGMATAFAQPTVETAVEGLEHPWALAFLPGGEALVTERPGRLLRVDPQTGERTAIRGTPPVDARGQGGLLDIELHPDYAENRLLYLTWAGECNGGNATHLGRGRLNGERLADFETLFVAEPCVRSTKHFGSRIVFDREGYLFMTTGDRGERDHAQDLGDHNGSVLRLNDDGSVPADNPFTNRADAQPAIYSFGHRNPQGAAIHPETGALWIHEHGPRGGDEINLPEPGGNFGWPETTYGREYWGPEIGPDVLPGTIPPIHHWTPSIAPSGMAFYTGSVFPDWQGDLFVGALAQVHLAHLELDGRRVVEEERLLTDRGRRIRAIEQGPGGALYLLTDHVNGELLRLVPAGR, translated from the coding sequence ATGCGGCCTGCATCGCTTCTGGCACTCGCGCTGGTTTTCGGGATGGCCACCGCGTTCGCCCAGCCAACGGTCGAGACCGCCGTGGAAGGCCTTGAGCACCCCTGGGCCCTCGCGTTTCTGCCCGGCGGTGAGGCGCTTGTCACCGAGCGTCCAGGACGCCTGCTACGGGTTGACCCGCAGACGGGCGAGCGCACGGCGATTCGCGGAACGCCCCCGGTTGACGCCCGCGGCCAGGGCGGTCTGCTGGACATCGAACTGCACCCGGACTATGCCGAGAACCGCCTGCTCTATCTGACGTGGGCCGGAGAATGTAACGGTGGCAATGCCACGCATCTGGGCCGCGGGCGCCTCAATGGTGAGCGACTGGCAGACTTTGAGACGCTATTCGTGGCCGAACCCTGTGTGCGCAGCACCAAGCACTTTGGCTCGCGCATCGTCTTCGACCGCGAGGGGTATCTTTTCATGACCACCGGTGACCGCGGTGAGCGCGACCATGCCCAGGACCTGGGGGATCACAACGGATCGGTCCTGCGTCTCAATGACGATGGCAGCGTACCAGCGGACAATCCCTTCACGAATCGAGCGGACGCGCAGCCGGCCATTTACAGTTTTGGCCATCGCAACCCGCAGGGCGCCGCGATCCATCCCGAAACCGGCGCGCTATGGATCCATGAACATGGCCCGCGCGGTGGTGACGAGATCAACCTGCCCGAGCCCGGCGGCAATTTCGGTTGGCCCGAGACCACCTATGGCCGTGAATACTGGGGTCCCGAGATCGGGCCCGACGTTCTACCCGGGACGATTCCGCCCATTCATCACTGGACACCCTCCATCGCCCCATCCGGCATGGCGTTCTACACCGGTTCCGTCTTTCCGGACTGGCAGGGCGATCTCTTTGTCGGCGCCCTCGCCCAGGTGCACCTCGCGCATCTCGAACTGGACGGCCGCCGTGTCGTGGAGGAGGAACGCCTGCTCACCGATCGTGGCCGGCGCATCCGTGCCATTGAACAGGGACCGGGCGGGGCGCTCTATCTGCTCACGGACCATGTGAACGGCGAACTGCTGAGGCTGGTGCCGGCTGGCCGGTGA
- a CDS encoding YihY/virulence factor BrkB family protein, with protein sequence MKVAADTFQLWFAHNPFGNAAALAFYTLFSLAPIMILVIAVAGLVLGPEAAESRIVTRLQGLIGAEAAEAARQMIANTHIREAGWLPTLSSIGAILIGATAVFVQLQRSLNQLWDVVIGKKRAALLTVIYNRLISLLVVALFGLMIIISLTATVALRAATEFASVWLPFNVARLAQLEPLVSVTLIALFLTVIFRILPDTERPIRWRHTVPGALLAAMLFMPGRYLMATYLTLKAPTSAYGAAGSLVVLMLWVYGSALIVLLGAALSRALHDRGATDSPSG encoded by the coding sequence GTGAAGGTCGCCGCCGACACCTTTCAACTCTGGTTTGCGCACAACCCCTTCGGCAATGCCGCGGCACTCGCCTTCTACACGCTGTTCTCGCTCGCGCCGATCATGATCCTGGTGATCGCGGTGGCCGGCCTGGTGCTCGGCCCGGAAGCGGCGGAGAGTCGCATCGTCACGAGGCTGCAGGGGTTGATCGGCGCCGAGGCCGCCGAGGCCGCGCGGCAGATGATCGCCAACACGCATATCCGCGAGGCGGGCTGGCTACCGACCCTCTCGAGCATCGGCGCCATCCTGATCGGTGCCACCGCGGTCTTCGTCCAGCTGCAGCGCTCGCTGAACCAGCTCTGGGACGTGGTCATCGGCAAGAAGCGCGCCGCACTGCTTACGGTGATTTACAACCGGCTCATCTCGCTGCTGGTGGTGGCCCTATTCGGCCTGATGATCATCATCTCGCTCACCGCCACGGTCGCGCTCCGGGCGGCCACCGAGTTTGCCAGCGTCTGGCTGCCGTTCAACGTCGCCCGCCTCGCGCAGCTCGAACCGTTGGTCAGCGTGACCCTCATCGCCCTGTTTCTGACCGTGATCTTCCGCATCCTGCCGGATACCGAGCGCCCGATCCGCTGGCGCCACACCGTTCCGGGGGCACTGCTTGCCGCCATGCTTTTCATGCCGGGCCGCTACCTCATGGCCACCTACCTCACCCTCAAGGCGCCGACATCGGCCTATGGCGCCGCCGGCTCGCTGGTGGTGCTGATGCTCTGGGTGTACGGTTCGGCGCTCATCGTGCTGCTGGGCGCGGCACTGAGCCGGGCGCTGCATGATCGCGGCGCTACCGACAGCCCATCCGGGTAG
- the urtC gene encoding urea ABC transporter permease subunit UrtC, whose amino-acid sequence MNRMFKFDCVGYLIFALIVLVLMPAMVGFGGYELNTYSRYLALGMVAAAVALSWGQAGILNLGQALTFGIGAYFTAMHLKLKASASLAGGLPDFMGWTNVEALPWFWVPFHSLAFTLAAIILVPAALAGLLGAFMFRGRITGVFVAIITLSLMLAVQLWIISEQGWTGGENGLTGLAPLSIFGFSLDPYTVAFYYLTAGLLLFVLGLALVIVKSKAGLVLRAIRENPERVRFFGYDVSRYETIVFAVSASMSGLAGMIYCLVLEFASPTYMGLSLSLAMVIWAAVGGRESVIAAALGGIAVNMAEGKLSDLFFDQWTLMLGVIFIAVVLFLPRGIFGLIDQLRLRFHERGSREQRVDAEPLSPPKTTEQEG is encoded by the coding sequence ATGAACCGTATGTTCAAATTCGACTGTGTCGGCTATCTGATCTTCGCGCTGATCGTCCTGGTGCTGATGCCCGCCATGGTCGGCTTCGGGGGCTACGAGCTGAACACCTATTCCCGCTATCTGGCACTGGGCATGGTGGCCGCCGCGGTTGCGCTGTCGTGGGGGCAGGCCGGCATCCTGAATCTCGGCCAGGCGCTTACGTTTGGCATCGGCGCCTATTTCACGGCGATGCACCTCAAGCTCAAAGCCAGTGCCTCGCTGGCGGGTGGGTTGCCGGACTTCATGGGCTGGACCAATGTTGAGGCGTTGCCCTGGTTCTGGGTGCCGTTTCACTCGTTGGCGTTCACCCTGGCGGCGATCATTCTGGTTCCCGCCGCGCTGGCTGGACTGCTTGGGGCCTTCATGTTCCGCGGCCGGATTACCGGTGTCTTCGTTGCCATCATCACGCTCTCGCTGATGCTGGCCGTGCAGCTCTGGATCATCAGCGAGCAGGGCTGGACCGGCGGTGAGAACGGGCTCACGGGACTGGCACCGCTCAGCATCTTCGGCTTCTCGCTGGATCCCTACACAGTCGCGTTCTACTACCTGACCGCCGGCTTGCTGTTATTTGTCCTCGGACTTGCGCTGGTCATCGTCAAGAGCAAGGCCGGCCTGGTGCTTCGCGCTATCCGTGAGAACCCCGAACGGGTGCGCTTCTTCGGCTACGACGTATCGCGCTACGAAACGATCGTCTTCGCGGTCTCGGCGTCGATGTCCGGCCTTGCCGGCATGATCTACTGCCTGGTGCTCGAGTTCGCGTCGCCGACCTACATGGGGCTCTCGCTCAGCCTGGCCATGGTGATCTGGGCCGCCGTCGGTGGCCGTGAGTCGGTCATCGCGGCGGCGCTCGGCGGCATCGCGGTCAATATGGCGGAGGGAAAGCTCTCCGATCTGTTCTTCGATCAGTGGACGCTGATGCTTGGCGTGATCTTCATCGCGGTGGTGCTCTTCTTGCCGCGCGGCATTTTCGGGCTGATCGATCAGCTGCGCCTGCGTTTTCACGAGCGTGGCAGCCGTGAGCAGCGTGTCGATGCCGAGCCGCTGAGCCCCCCCAAAACCACAGAGCAGGAGGGCTGA
- a CDS encoding DUF423 domain-containing protein, translating into MPVFVLLAGVLGLLSVGFGAFSEHAIRPNVDAEYFRYLMTAVRYNQVHAVALLALGLGLAAPLASETVGRLRIAGWLMFVGTVLFSVSIYVAVLLDVMAITYITPVGGTVLMFAWAALIWAGWRANQAA; encoded by the coding sequence ATGCCCGTCTTCGTCCTCCTCGCCGGTGTGCTCGGCCTGCTCTCAGTGGGATTTGGTGCATTTTCCGAGCATGCCATCCGGCCGAACGTCGATGCGGAGTATTTCCGCTACCTGATGACTGCCGTGCGCTATAACCAGGTGCACGCCGTCGCCCTGCTCGCCCTCGGGCTGGGGCTTGCCGCCCCGCTGGCAAGCGAGACGGTGGGGCGCCTGCGCATTGCGGGCTGGCTGATGTTCGTCGGCACGGTGCTATTCAGTGTCAGTATCTATGTCGCGGTCTTGCTGGATGTGATGGCCATCACCTACATCACGCCGGTAGGCGGGACAGTCCTCATGTTTGCCTGGGCGGCTTTGATCTGGGCGGGCTGGCGAGCGAACCAGGCCGCTTGA
- a CDS encoding DMT family transporter: MPATMNDASPSRNRILLACAGLTGTAFFWATNAVLGRATVGEIPPISLAFWRWVTALIILAPIGIPAVIRQWPIVKRHWRAMVVLAALSVGLFNTLLYVAAQTTTALNIALMNASLPIALGLAAHFTLGERLDPIRGLGIALGFFGILTIITEADPMRLLRLQFVPGDLVMLGAVASWSTFSVVLRRQAVPLSAAAFLTVQIALGIPVVAPFYLAEISQVGLQLPNLSNFWVFLTVAVGPGLLAYTFWNNGVRTIGASRAALFLYLIPVFAAILGTIFLGEQLAAFHAVGGVFILAGLLLASRRPRPQSDRLQQDTRGGSGEGLQRNRRVSPRT; the protein is encoded by the coding sequence ATGCCCGCCACCATGAACGACGCCAGCCCTTCCAGAAACCGCATCCTGCTTGCCTGTGCCGGGCTTACCGGGACGGCGTTCTTCTGGGCGACCAATGCCGTGCTGGGGCGTGCCACGGTAGGGGAGATTCCGCCCATTTCGCTGGCGTTCTGGCGCTGGGTCACGGCGCTGATCATTCTCGCCCCCATCGGCATCCCGGCGGTGATCCGGCAATGGCCCATCGTCAAGCGCCACTGGCGCGCGATGGTCGTTCTGGCCGCGCTCAGCGTGGGCCTGTTCAACACCCTGCTGTATGTGGCCGCGCAGACCACCACCGCCCTCAATATCGCGCTGATGAACGCGAGCCTCCCCATCGCGCTCGGACTGGCCGCGCATTTCACACTGGGCGAACGCCTTGATCCGATCCGAGGACTCGGCATCGCACTGGGCTTCTTTGGCATCCTCACCATCATCACCGAGGCCGACCCGATGCGGCTGCTGCGCCTGCAATTCGTGCCCGGCGACCTGGTGATGCTCGGCGCGGTCGCATCCTGGAGCACTTTCTCGGTGGTACTGCGCCGCCAGGCCGTGCCGCTGAGCGCCGCCGCCTTCCTGACCGTGCAGATCGCCCTCGGGATTCCCGTGGTGGCGCCGTTCTACCTGGCCGAGATCAGTCAGGTCGGTCTGCAGCTGCCCAACCTGTCGAACTTCTGGGTGTTTCTGACCGTTGCCGTTGGCCCCGGGCTGCTGGCCTATACCTTCTGGAATAACGGCGTTCGCACCATTGGCGCCTCCCGGGCCGCCCTCTTCCTCTATCTCATCCCGGTTTTCGCGGCGATCCTCGGCACGATCTTCCTGGGCGAACAACTCGCGGCGTTTCACGCGGTGGGAGGAGTATTCATCCTTGCCGGCCTGTTGCTGGCCAGCAGGCGCCCGCGCCCCCAGTCTGACCGACTGCAGCAGGACACCCGCGGCGGATCAGGCGAGGGACTGCAGCGCAACCGCAGAGTTAGCCCGCGCACCTGA
- a CDS encoding sulfurtransferase: MIVANAIRGAVALAALALFTGLTQASTDALVSTDWLANNLDREDVRVIEVSVNPGQFERGHIPGAVNLRWHTDLVDTVSRDIIARDDFQALLRDAGISDDTEVILYGDTNNWFAAWGAWIFDIYGVDNVRLLDGGREKWEAEGRELGIRPASYAQGDVTVDAADYSIRAFLPEVVEVASSDEPAAQLVDIRSAAEYEGRIIAPDGVNELSVRAGHIPGAVNVGWGNAVNEDGTFKSADELGALYAEAGVDGSEPVITYCRIGERSSHTWFALSKILGYDVKNYDGSWTEYGNSVGVPVTNLAGTVWGGQ, translated from the coding sequence ATGATTGTAGCCAATGCCATCCGCGGGGCTGTGGCGCTCGCCGCCCTCGCCCTCTTCACCGGGCTGACCCAGGCCAGCACAGATGCCCTCGTCAGCACGGACTGGCTGGCCAATAACCTCGACCGGGAAGACGTCCGCGTGATCGAAGTCAGCGTCAACCCGGGCCAGTTCGAACGGGGCCATATCCCCGGCGCCGTTAACCTCCGCTGGCACACGGACCTCGTCGACACGGTAAGCCGGGACATCATCGCCCGTGACGACTTCCAGGCTCTGCTGCGCGATGCCGGCATCTCCGATGACACCGAGGTCATTCTCTACGGTGACACCAACAACTGGTTTGCGGCGTGGGGCGCCTGGATCTTCGATATCTACGGTGTGGATAACGTCCGACTGCTTGATGGCGGCCGCGAGAAGTGGGAAGCCGAGGGCCGCGAGCTCGGTATCCGGCCGGCCAGTTACGCACAAGGCGATGTCACAGTGGACGCCGCGGATTACTCCATCCGCGCCTTCCTCCCCGAAGTGGTCGAGGTGGCGAGTAGTGACGAGCCAGCCGCTCAGCTGGTGGACATCCGGTCGGCCGCTGAATATGAAGGCCGTATCATCGCGCCCGATGGGGTGAACGAGCTGTCGGTACGGGCGGGCCATATCCCGGGCGCCGTCAACGTGGGCTGGGGCAACGCGGTCAATGAGGACGGAACGTTCAAGTCGGCCGATGAGCTTGGTGCCCTGTACGCAGAGGCCGGTGTCGATGGCAGCGAGCCGGTGATCACCTACTGCCGCATCGGTGAGCGCTCCAGTCATACCTGGTTCGCGCTCTCGAAGATTCTTGGCTATGACGTGAAGAACTACGACGGCTCCTGGACTGAGTATGGCAACTCGGTGGGTGTCCCGGTCACCAACCTGGCAGGCACTGTCTGGGGCGGGCAGTAA
- the urtE gene encoding urea ABC transporter ATP-binding subunit UrtE, with product MLEVKDLYSYYGKSPVIQGIDFQVAEGGFFGVVGRNGVGKTTLLRTLMGLTDRATGTIRFNGQDLLQKTTPERAGAGIAYIPQGREVIPRFTVRENLIMGTFPREDGSRDIPEHIFEMFPILDEFIERRAGDLSGGQQQQLAIGRALAMKPRIMLLDEPTEGIQPNIVQQIEQVLKQLNREMGLTIILVEQNTRFVREVADEFLLIEKGRVSLRGPGEALTGEVVEKYLSI from the coding sequence ATGCTTGAGGTAAAGGATCTCTATTCCTATTACGGCAAGAGCCCGGTCATCCAGGGGATCGACTTCCAGGTGGCCGAGGGCGGGTTTTTCGGCGTCGTCGGGCGAAATGGCGTTGGCAAGACGACGCTCCTGCGAACCCTCATGGGACTGACCGACAGGGCGACCGGGACAATCCGCTTCAACGGCCAGGATCTGCTCCAGAAGACCACGCCCGAGCGCGCCGGGGCGGGGATTGCCTACATTCCCCAGGGGCGTGAGGTGATTCCGCGCTTTACCGTGCGCGAAAACCTGATCATGGGCACTTTCCCGCGCGAGGACGGCAGTCGCGACATCCCCGAGCACATCTTCGAGATGTTCCCGATTCTCGATGAGTTCATCGAGCGCCGGGCCGGCGACCTGTCCGGAGGGCAGCAACAGCAGCTTGCCATCGGTCGCGCCCTGGCAATGAAGCCGCGGATCATGCTTCTGGACGAGCCCACCGAGGGGATTCAGCCGAATATCGTCCAGCAGATTGAGCAGGTGCTGAAGCAGCTCAACCGGGAGATGGGCCTGACGATCATCCTCGTCGAGCAGAACACCCGTTTCGTGCGGGAGGTTGCCGACGAGTTTTTGCTTATCGAAAAGGGCCGCGTCTCGCTGCGGGGGCCTGGCGAGGCGCTCACCGGCGAGGTCGTTGAGAAGTATTTGTCGATTTAG
- a CDS encoding transporter substrate-binding domain-containing protein codes for MDRRKFLKGMGLGGAAGVAAVNGFPHVWVKGGTAMAASGEIPVGVLFSQTGAVAVVESTLHDACMMAIEEINASGGVNGRMLKPFVEDPASDPATFADRANRLVRRDKVVSVFGSYTSASRQAVLPVVEGQNNLYWYPTLYEGRECSRNVMYGGAVPNQQQQEFVPWLMENFGGRFYLLGNDYVYPREENNVCRMILDDFGGEVVNEEYVPLGHDSFSSIISRIRREQPDVIFCTLVGDSDVAFQREYRAAGLDAEKMPVASLTRSEVEVRAIGGDAAAGHFSSAPYFMGHDSPENEQFVEAYLSKYGGDQVTHFVNEAAYFQVYQFKAAVEALGDVDLTPAAIRDAAIGQSLRAPQGDILIDGNLHTHLWPKIAQWQPDGQARVVVESSERVAPEPYWAYDFQTCTIAGLEEG; via the coding sequence ATGGATCGCCGCAAATTTCTGAAAGGTATGGGTTTAGGGGGTGCGGCCGGCGTTGCGGCCGTTAACGGATTCCCGCATGTGTGGGTCAAGGGCGGTACCGCGATGGCGGCATCGGGAGAGATCCCGGTGGGAGTGCTTTTCTCGCAGACGGGTGCGGTCGCCGTTGTCGAGAGTACGTTGCACGACGCCTGCATGATGGCTATTGAGGAGATCAATGCGAGCGGTGGCGTCAATGGCCGCATGCTCAAACCATTCGTCGAGGATCCGGCGTCGGACCCGGCGACCTTTGCCGATCGCGCCAACCGTCTGGTGCGCCGCGACAAAGTGGTATCGGTCTTCGGCTCCTACACATCAGCAAGCCGTCAGGCCGTGCTGCCGGTGGTTGAGGGTCAGAACAATCTTTACTGGTATCCAACGCTGTACGAGGGGCGCGAGTGCTCGCGCAACGTGATGTACGGCGGCGCGGTACCCAACCAGCAGCAGCAGGAGTTTGTGCCCTGGCTCATGGAGAATTTCGGCGGGCGCTTCTACCTCCTCGGTAACGACTACGTGTATCCGCGCGAGGAAAACAACGTTTGCCGGATGATCCTGGATGATTTCGGTGGCGAGGTCGTCAACGAGGAATACGTGCCGCTGGGCCATGACAGCTTCAGCTCGATCATCAGCCGCATCCGGCGTGAGCAGCCCGACGTCATCTTCTGCACCCTCGTGGGAGACTCCGACGTGGCTTTCCAGCGTGAGTACCGTGCTGCCGGCCTGGACGCCGAGAAGATGCCGGTAGCGAGCCTTACCCGCTCCGAGGTGGAGGTCCGTGCCATCGGTGGGGATGCAGCAGCGGGCCATTTCTCGTCGGCACCCTATTTCATGGGGCATGACTCGCCTGAGAATGAGCAGTTCGTCGAAGCCTATCTCTCGAAGTACGGCGGAGATCAGGTGACTCATTTCGTTAATGAGGCGGCCTATTTCCAGGTCTATCAGTTCAAGGCCGCGGTCGAGGCCCTCGGGGACGTGGACCTCACGCCAGCCGCCATTCGCGATGCGGCCATTGGGCAGTCACTGCGTGCGCCGCAGGGTGACATTCTCATCGACGGCAATCTCCACACGCATCTCTGGCCGAAGATTGCCCAGTGGCAGCCGGATGGCCAGGCCCGGGTGGTCGTAGAGTCAAGCGAGCGCGTCGCGCCCGAGCCTTACTGGGCCTACGACTTCCAGACCTGCACGATCGCGGGGCTGGAGGAGGGCTGA